One window of the Pelobates fuscus isolate aPelFus1 chromosome 12, aPelFus1.pri, whole genome shotgun sequence genome contains the following:
- the LOC134578484 gene encoding olfactory receptor 5P6-like, which produces MCLYNQTSITQFLLIGFQSLNNYKILLFVLFLIIYIVILSENIVIILLISISKHLKHPMYFFLKNLAFADLLSTSNIIPNGLNIILKKGENISTTACIFQYYFHCFSGFSQSLILMVMSFDRYLAICNPLRYAAIMNVKQCLYLVSLSWFGSFILISTEIILMYQLKFCDSNIINHFFCDFAPIIELSASDTFLLSWFDFVLSLCLIFFPFIFVTVSYIYIFITIFKISSSTGKQKAFSTCSSHLAVVCTFYGTLVAVYLLPSGEQSLIDNKFKSLVYIVLTPMVNPIIYCLRSKEIMGVLIKIMGKKMKINENLQTI; this is translated from the coding sequence ATGTGCCTTTATAATCAGACATCAATCACTCAGTTTCTACTTATTGGATTCCAGAGTCTTAATAACTACAAGATTTTACTTTTTGTACTTTTCCTCATAATTTACATTGTGATATTAAGTGAGAATATTGTAATCATCCTACTTATTTCTATCAGCAAACATCTCAAGCATCCGATGTATTTTTTCCTTAAGAATCTTGCCTTTGCTGACCTTCTATCCACCTCAAATATTATACCAAACGGTCTAAACATTATATTGAAAAAAGGAGAAAACATTTCCACAACTGCCTGCATTTTTCAGTATTATTTTCATTGTTTTTCTGGGTTTTCTCAATCGCTCATTCTCATGGTAATGTCCTTTGACAGATATCTGGCAATATGCAATCCGTTACGTTATGCTGCTATTATGAATGTTAAGCAGTGTTTATATTTGGTCTCTCTGTCTTGGTTTGGATCATTTATTCTTATTTCCACTGAAATCATTTTGATGTATCAATTGAAGTTCTGTGACTCAAATATCATTAACCATTTCTTTTGTGACTTTGCTCCTATCATTGAACTTTCAGCCTCTGACACATTTTTACTATCATGGTTTGACTTTGTTTTATCCTTATGTCTAatatttttcccttttatatttgttACTGTATCCTACATTTATATATTCATCACCATCTTCAAGATTTCCTCTTCCACTGGAAAGCAAAAAGCCTTCTCCACTTGCAGCTCTCACCTAGCTGTTGTCTGCACATTTTATGGGACTCTAGTTGCTGTGTATTTGTTACCATCTGGAGAACAGTCATTGATtgataacaaatttaaatctttaGTTTACATTGTGCTCACCCCAATGGTCAATCCAATTATATACTGTTTGAGAAGTAAAGAGATCATGGGAGTATTGATAAAAatcatggggaaaaaaatgaaaataaatgagaATCTGCAGACAATATAA